A window of Oceanidesulfovibrio indonesiensis genomic DNA:
GTACGCGATTGACCGCTTCACTATGGGAGCCAAACGCCTGTTCCACGTACTGGATAAACAGCTGGCGCGCGGTCGCTACGTGGCGGGTGAGGAGTACACCATCGCGGATATCGCCATCTGGCCGTGGTTCGGCTGCGTGGCGCTGGGCAGCGTCTATAACGCCGCCGAGATCCTTGACGCAGAGAAGTACACAAACGTGCAGCGCTGGGCGAAGGACGTGGCGAACCGTCATGCCGTCAAGCGCGGACGCATTGTCAACCGCACCAGCGGCGA
This region includes:
- a CDS encoding glutathione S-transferase C-terminal domain-containing protein, producing the protein YAIDRFTMGAKRLFHVLDKQLARGRYVAGEEYTIADIAIWPWFGCVALGSVYNAAEILDAEKYTNVQRWAKDVANRHAVKRGRIVNRTSGELNEQLHERHAASDFDTNTEDKRQA